The Ictidomys tridecemlineatus isolate mIctTri1 chromosome 12 unlocalized genomic scaffold, mIctTri1.hap1 SUPER_12_unloc_3, whole genome shotgun sequence genome has a window encoding:
- the LOC144372306 gene encoding tyrosine-protein kinase Yes-like gives MAYIERMNYIHRDLRAANILVGENLVCKIADFGLARLIEDNEYTARQGAKFPIKWTAPEAALYGRFTIKSDVWSFGILQTELVTKGRVPYPGMVKHEVLEQVERGYRMPCPQGCPESLHELMNLCWKKDPDERPTFEYIQSFLEDCFTAAEPQYQPGENL, from the exons ATGGCATATATTGAAAGAATGAACTATATTCACCGAGATCTTCGAGCTGCTAATATTCTTGTAGGAGAAAATCTTGTGTGTAAAATAGCAGATTTTGGTTTAGCAAGATTAATTGAAGACAATGAATACACGGCAAGACAAG GTGCAAAATTTCCAATCAAATGGACGGCTCCTGAAGCTGCACTCTATGGTCGATTTACAATAAAGTCTGACGTGTGGTCATTCGGAATTCTACAGACAGAATTGGTAACAAAGGGGAGAGTGCCATATCCAG GTATGGTAAAACATGAAGTTCTGGAACAGGTGGAACGAGGATATAGGATGCCCTGCCCTCAAGGCTGTCCAGAATCTCTGCATGAATTGATGAATCTTTGCTGGAAGAAGGACCCTGATGAAAGACCAACATTTGAATATATCCAGTCCTTCCTGGAAGACTGTTTCACTGCTGCAGAGCCACAGTACCAGCCAGGAGAAAATTTATAA